The DNA window GGCGTACGAGTAGACGTCCCGGCTGCCCAGCGGCGGCGCGGCCAGCAGCGGCAGCAGCCAGAGCCCGGCCGTCAGGTACGCCCACCGCGTCGACGGGGTGCCCCGGCGCAGCGTCCACCAGGCCCCGACCATCAGCGCGGTGCCGACCAGCCAGCAGCCGAGCGCCGCCGGCCCGTACCGCCCCCGCCAGATGTCGACCAGGGTGCCGTCGGTCAGTTCGGGCAGCGCCCCGCCCAGCCACCCGGCGACCGCCAGCAGCGCCGCCCCGAGCAGCCCGGCCCAGCGGGCCCGCCGGGCGTACGCCGCGGGCGGGGCGGGCGGCTCGCCGGCAACGCTCACCGGCACACCTCTGTTCAGTCGGCTCCTTCGGCGGCGCGGGTCGGCTCGCGGGCCGCCCGAGCCGACCGTACCAACCGCACGGCCGCCCAGATCAGCAACAGCGTCATCAGGGGGGCGCCGGGCATCTTGGTCCACCGGGCCAGGCCGGTGCCGTCCGGCAGGATGAGGAACGCCCCGACCAGCGCCACCACCACGTACCAAACGCCGCGCCGGGCGGTGGCGGCCAGCACGGTCAGCGGCCAGATCCAGTACCAGGGGTGCACCACGGGCGACATCGCCACCGTGGCGGCCAGCGCCAGCCCGGCGTGCCGCAGCGGGTCCCGGGTGCGGGCCCGCCACCACAGCCACAGCAGCAGGCCGGCGAGCACCACCACGCCCAGCGCGCGGGTCACCGGCAGCGCGTTCACGTGGGCGCCGAACAGCCGCGCGACGTACTCGGCGGTCTGCCCGACCGCGGTGGGCGGCGACGTCCAGGCGATGGCGGCACCGCCGGTGGAGAGCCCGCCGATCCAGCCGAAGTCCAGGCCTGCGGCGACGGTCACCCCGACCATCGTGGCGAAGGCGCTGCCGACGACCCACCCGCCGTCGCGGACCAGCGTGCGGATCCGGTACGGCCCGGTCATCGCGGCGAGCGCGGCGAACGGGATCACCACCAGACCGGTGATCTTGACCGACGCGGCCAGCCCGAGCAGCGCTCCCCCGGTCAGCAGCGGCCCGGGGCGGCCCGGGCGGGCGGCGACCACGGCGAGGCCGGCGACGAGCAGGCCGACCATGAGCGAGTCGTTGTGCGCACCGGCGACCAGGTGGACGCCGACGAGCGGGCCGGCCAGCGCCAGCCACAGCGCGCGCCCGACGGGCACCCCGCACCCGCGGGCCAGCGCCGGCAGGGCCCACGCGGTCAGCGCGACCCCGGCCACCGCGAGCGCCCGGAACAGCACGATGCTCGCGGTCAACGACCCGGTCGCCTTCACCACCGCACCGGCGAGCACCACGAACAGCGGGCCGTACGGGGCCGGGGTGTCCCGCCAGATGTACGAGATGGTGTCCAGCCACGGGCAGGGCAGCGTGGAGACGCCGTGCTCGTACGGGCTGATCCCGGCCGCGTAGCTGGCCCCCTGGCAGGCGTA is part of the Micromonospora olivasterospora genome and encodes:
- the mptB gene encoding polyprenol phosphomannose-dependent alpha 1,6 mannosyltransferase MptB, which produces MPHHLARWTGLAGSLLLALAALLGGTFSNGDLRPSPVSVWQGPNGPLILAAWLVGTALVAWAWWSLRDRVPSARWALVTAGLWLLPLLVAPPMASRDVYAYACQGASYAAGISPYEHGVSTLPCPWLDTISYIWRDTPAPYGPLFVVLAGAVVKATGSLTASIVLFRALAVAGVALTAWALPALARGCGVPVGRALWLALAGPLVGVHLVAGAHNDSLMVGLLVAGLAVVAARPGRPGPLLTGGALLGLAASVKITGLVVIPFAALAAMTGPYRIRTLVRDGGWVVGSAFATMVGVTVAAGLDFGWIGGLSTGGAAIAWTSPPTAVGQTAEYVARLFGAHVNALPVTRALGVVVLAGLLLWLWWRARTRDPLRHAGLALAATVAMSPVVHPWYWIWPLTVLAATARRGVWYVVVALVGAFLILPDGTGLARWTKMPGAPLMTLLLIWAAVRLVRSARAAREPTRAAEGAD